A stretch of Bacteroidales bacterium DNA encodes these proteins:
- a CDS encoding ATP-binding cassette domain-containing protein: MSEVILRALMQLFALIVRQDDGVLTSERDYVERFLNQQLNQDAAGKYLELFDEYSTHENKNIKNEPTLTPVSDSVRILKICLKINESLTQKQKVVVLLRLLELVNAHPKSTYQRMSIIKTVADVFKLPKEEYQSIWNFVWTRTPEGYDFKDVLVICSEPLEYVNAKTLKTEELDGYIVVLKVRSVDLYFLRYTGNESIFLNGLELNNRHISLFANGSTIRLSKSKPIYFSDVVMHFVADTITEKISFEVENVDYHFSDGTVGLHNISFSENHGKLIGIMGASGSGKTTLLNVLCGLEKPSGGTVCINGIDLHAENEKLEGVIGYIPQDDLLIEELTVFQNLYYNARLCFRDKTKVELMYLVSKILKNLGLYDKKDLKVGSFLNKTISGGQRKRLNIALELLREPSILFVDEPTSGLSSNDSENVMDLLSELALKGKQVFVVIHQPSSDIYKMFDKMLILDTGGYMIYYGNPMEAIMYFKRAGEQINSDVGECSVCGNVNPELIFNIIEEKVLDEFGYYTDERKTSPSQWEALYHKDMKAESGRHVKEKPPKSLNLPGWFKQLQIYTIRDTLTKLSNRQYMLLTLLEAPILGFILAYAIRYIADPLSDKYIFRDNENIPIFIFMSLIVALFLGLIVSAEEIFRDRKILKRESFLHLSRSSYLVSKVLILIVISALQAILFVLIANSILEIKDMYFSYWLVLFSTAVYANMLGLIISSSFNSVVTIYIVIPLLMIPMMVLGGAMFSFDKLNRNVGSINKVPMAAEFMVTRWSYEALMVHQFKDNRFEKYFYDIEKEENLADFKLIYLIPELEGRHVQCSNEIAETGRIEKNTQALTVLYNEVNKELSFNADARFDLSLLTPGRFDRNAADLLRDFLGTMNTRYADLFARANAKKERLIAYMLEEDASKYIYMKNTYENERLNEIVKRTFEKNKILEYNGQLVQQIDPIYKDPETIDFINARTHFFAPRKYFAGSFYDTYWFNVCMIWSFSVILYLLLYFDILKKTMILCGRIRFCK, encoded by the coding sequence ATGAGTGAGGTAATTTTAAGGGCCCTGATGCAATTGTTTGCCTTAATCGTCCGGCAGGATGACGGGGTGTTGACCAGTGAACGGGATTATGTTGAAAGATTCCTTAACCAGCAATTGAATCAGGATGCTGCGGGTAAATACCTTGAATTATTTGATGAATATTCTACTCATGAGAATAAGAATATAAAGAACGAACCAACGCTCACCCCTGTGAGTGATTCCGTGCGGATACTCAAGATATGCCTGAAGATCAATGAGAGCTTGACACAAAAACAAAAGGTAGTAGTCCTGCTACGTTTGTTGGAACTTGTGAATGCACATCCGAAATCTACTTACCAGCGGATGTCTATTATAAAGACCGTTGCCGACGTATTTAAACTTCCCAAGGAAGAGTACCAGAGTATCTGGAATTTTGTCTGGACCCGTACTCCTGAGGGATATGACTTTAAGGATGTTTTAGTTATCTGCAGCGAACCGTTGGAATATGTAAATGCCAAGACTTTAAAAACTGAAGAACTTGATGGCTACATTGTTGTTTTAAAGGTCCGGAGTGTTGACTTGTATTTTTTACGGTATACGGGAAATGAGTCAATTTTTCTTAACGGACTGGAGTTAAATAACCGGCATATTTCTCTTTTTGCGAATGGCAGTACCATCAGGTTGTCTAAAAGTAAACCGATATATTTCAGTGATGTAGTGATGCACTTTGTGGCTGATACCATCACTGAAAAGATTTCTTTTGAAGTGGAAAATGTTGATTATCATTTTTCAGATGGTACGGTGGGATTGCATAATATCTCTTTTTCCGAAAATCATGGCAAGCTTATCGGAATTATGGGAGCCAGCGGATCAGGAAAGACCACCTTGCTGAATGTGTTATGTGGGTTAGAGAAGCCCTCGGGAGGAACTGTGTGCATTAATGGGATCGATCTACATGCTGAAAATGAGAAACTGGAAGGAGTGATCGGATACATCCCTCAGGATGACCTTTTGATAGAAGAATTGACTGTTTTTCAAAACCTTTACTATAACGCCAGGTTGTGTTTCCGTGATAAGACCAAGGTCGAATTAATGTACCTGGTTTCTAAGATCTTGAAAAATCTGGGGCTTTATGATAAAAAAGACTTGAAAGTAGGATCTTTCTTAAATAAAACGATCAGTGGAGGACAACGGAAACGTTTGAATATTGCTCTTGAATTATTGCGCGAACCTTCCATTCTTTTTGTGGATGAACCTACATCAGGCCTTTCTTCCAACGATTCCGAAAATGTGATGGACCTTTTAAGCGAGCTGGCTTTAAAAGGGAAACAGGTTTTCGTGGTTATTCACCAACCTTCATCAGACATTTACAAAATGTTTGATAAGATGCTCATCCTGGATACCGGAGGTTATATGATTTATTACGGGAATCCCATGGAGGCCATCATGTATTTTAAACGGGCCGGAGAGCAGATCAATAGTGATGTCGGAGAATGTTCTGTCTGTGGGAATGTGAATCCGGAATTAATCTTCAACATTATTGAGGAAAAAGTCCTGGACGAATTTGGCTATTACACGGATGAACGTAAAACCTCTCCTTCACAGTGGGAAGCGTTATATCATAAGGATATGAAGGCGGAATCCGGCCGTCATGTCAAGGAAAAACCGCCAAAATCCTTGAACCTTCCCGGCTGGTTCAAACAATTACAGATATATACGATTCGTGATACGCTTACTAAGCTGAGTAACAGGCAATACATGTTACTTACTTTGTTGGAGGCTCCCATTTTGGGTTTTATCCTTGCTTATGCCATTCGTTATATTGCTGACCCTTTATCGGATAAATATATTTTCAGAGATAATGAGAACATACCGATTTTCATTTTTATGAGCCTCATTGTCGCATTGTTTTTAGGTTTGATTGTTAGTGCGGAAGAAATATTCCGCGACAGGAAGATTCTTAAGCGGGAATCATTTCTTCATCTTAGCAGATCCAGTTATCTTGTTTCAAAGGTTTTGATCTTAATTGTAATTTCAGCGTTACAGGCAATTCTTTTTGTGTTAATAGCCAACAGTATTCTGGAAATAAAAGATATGTATTTCTCCTACTGGCTTGTATTGTTTTCTACAGCAGTATATGCCAATATGCTGGGATTGATCATTTCATCATCTTTTAATTCGGTAGTAACGATCTATATCGTTATCCCATTGTTGATGATACCTATGATGGTACTTGGTGGAGCCATGTTTAGCTTTGATAAACTTAACCGGAATGTAGGAAGTATTAATAAAGTACCAATGGCTGCCGAATTTATGGTAACCCGTTGGTCTTATGAGGCTTTAATGGTACATCAGTTCAAAGACAACCGATTCGAGAAGTATTTTTACGATATAGAAAAAGAGGAAAACTTAGCTGACTTTAAATTGATATACCTTATTCCGGAATTGGAAGGGCGACATGTACAATGTTCAAATGAAATTGCAGAAACCGGACGTATCGAAAAGAATACACAAGCATTAACCGTCTTGTATAATGAGGTGAATAAAGAATTGTCATTCAATGCAGATGCCCGGTTCGATCTTTCTTTGCTGACCCCTGGGAGATTTGACCGGAATGCAGCAGATTTGTTGCGGGATTTTTTGGGAACAATGAATACCCGTTATGCGGATTTATTTGCCCGTGCTAATGCAAAAAAAGAGCGATTGATCGCCTATATGCTGGAAGAAGATGCATCGAAATATATATATATGAAAAATACTTATGAGAATGAGCGCCTGAATGAAATAGTAAAAAGGACATTTGAGAAGAATAAAATACTGGAATATAACGGTCAACTGGTACAGCAGATCGATCCGATCTATAAGGACCCTGAAACTATCGATTTTATAAATGCCCGGACACATTTTTTTGCTCCCCGGAAATATTTTGCAGGTTCTTTTTATGATACCTATTGGTTTAATGTTTGTATGATCTGGAGTTTTTCAGTCATATTGTACCTTCTATTGTATTTCGACATATTGAAAAAAACAATGATCTTATGCGGGCGGATAAGATTCTGTAAATAA